One stretch of Manis pentadactyla isolate mManPen7 chromosome 10, mManPen7.hap1, whole genome shotgun sequence DNA includes these proteins:
- the BRAT1 gene encoding BRCA1-associated ATM activator 1 isoform X1, which produces MPSPDQNPRIPCLAMDPECSQQLPALCAVLTDPRQPVTDDTCLEKLLDWFKSITEAGSSLLLLQENPCLVELLFHVLKPQNLSSRVLSFLLRLAGVFASQENCFQYLQQGELLPQLFGEAGPRGGTAWTAPTVRSGWMQGLRSLAQHPSALPFLANCGAVDTIFSLQGDSSLFVASAAGQLLVHILGLSMQGPSEKHPSPQACDWPASAQKIVGHIEESLCATATPQVTQALNALTTTFGHCHSPWTQALWVRLSPHVASLLEKDPIPAAHSLVDLLLSVARSPVLSSDCGLWETLAQTLSRLNPAQAGPLAMGILTLQDCPQALRAQALGILLQPLACVLKAAVQAPRSPGLLDGTEGDSVAVDTLLSSRSACAGLLCRTLAHLELLQPLLQRPAPWPQAPMLWAVVTILRFCNGSASPASDVGGHLCAILAGCVRVQQAALDFLGTLSQEPGPQELVTLVFAILLEYLTSPDSSPTVLKKAFQASLKWFLSSPTTPGCCDLDPCTQLFLGDLFPVLQKRLCSPCWEVRDSSLEFLTQMVQHWGGQAGFRLALHTSEVPELAVQLLRDPESYVRASAVTTAGQLSSWGLYAAPPSPEHPGGQQDSLLTELLHILTTDSEGFPRRAVMQVFTEWLRDSHVDVAKDTERFVARVLQVASRDLDWEVRAQALELALVFLAQTLGPPSSCCPYAVATPEAVPPGLLPEALQPLCRVRLFEFVFRALFDCDRPVAQKSCDLLLFLRARATPCSSLQEAGGSPDMASVQAALQRWQAGEQGQPLGNLEPQAVMAVLRSVDLEGLRGALAESSDHVEKSPQSLLQDLLAMVGVLGKNEADCY; this is translated from the exons ATGCCGTCCCCCGACCAGAATCCAAG GATCCCCTGCCTAGCCATGGACCCAGAGTGCTCCCAGCAACTCCCGGCTCTCTGTGCCGTTCTGACAGACCCCAGGCAGCCCGTGACAGATGACACCTGTTTGGAGAAACTATTGGACTGGTTTAAATCAATAACTGAAGCAG GGTCCAGCCTCCTGTTATTACAAGAGAATCCCTGCCTGGTAGAGCTGCTGTTCCACGTGCTGAAACCCCAGAACCTGAGTTCCAGAGTCCTCTCCTTCTTGCTCCGCCTCGCAGGGGTATTTGCCTCCCAGGAGAACTGCTTCCAGTATCTTCAG CAGGGGGAGTTGCTACCGCAACTCTTTGGGGAGGCAGGACCCCGTGGGGGAACAGCCTGGACTGCCCCGACTGTGCGCAGCGGCTGGATGCAGGGCCTGCGGTCCCTGGCTCAGCACCCAAGCGCCCTGCCCTTCCTGGCCAACTGTG GTGCCGTTGACACCATCTTCTCCCTGCAGGGAGATTCCAGCCTGTTTGTGGCCTCAGCAGCTGGACAGCTCCTGGTGCACATCCTGGGCTTGTCCATGCAAGGCCCAAGCGAGAAACACCCTAGCCCACAGGCTTGTGACTGGCCAGCGAGTGCCCAGAAGATTGTGGGTCACATCGAAGAGTCCCTGTGCGCCACAGCCACCCCACAGGTCACACAGGCTCTGAACGCCCTGACCACCACATTCGGGCACTGCCACAGCCCTTGGACGCAAGCCCTCTGGGTGCGGCTGAGTCCCCACGTGGCCTCTCTGCTCGAGAAAGACCCCATCCCAGCTGCACACTCGCTCGTGGATCTTCTCCTCAGCGTGGCCCG GTCCCCTGTGCTGAGTTCTGACTGTGGGCTGTGGGAGACTTTGGCACAAACTCTGAGCCGTCTGAACCCCGCCCAAGCAGGGCCCCTGGCCATGGGGATCCTGACTCTGCAGGACTG tccACAGGCCCTGAGGGCCCAGGCCTTGGgcatcctcctccagcccctggcctgTGTCCTGAAAGCTGCTGTTCAGGCCCCCAGGTCCCCAG GCTTGCTGGACGGGACCGAGGGTGACTCGGTGGCAGTGGACACGCTCCTCTCCTCCAGGTCGGCCTGTGCGGGGCTCCTGTGCCGGACACTGGCCCACCTGGAGTTGCTGCAGCCGCTG ctccagcgCCCTGCGCCCTGGCCTCAGGCACCCATGCTTTGGGCCGTGGTAACAATACTGCGGTTCTGCAATGGCTCGGCATCCCCTGCCTCTGACGTGGGGGGCCATCTCTGTGCCATCCTGGCAGGCTGTGTCCGAGTCCAGCAGGCGGCCCTGGATTTCCTGGGGACACTGTCTCAGGAGCCAG GCCCCCAAGAGCTGGTGACGCTGGTGTTTGCCATCCTCCTGGAATACCTCACGAGCCCCGACTCCAGCCCCACG GTTCTGAAGAAGGCCTTCCAGGCTTCTCTCAAGTGGTTCCTGAGCTCACCCACAACTCCCGGCTGCTGCGACCTGGACCCCTGCACCCAGCTGTTCCTTGGAG ACCTGTTCCCCGTGCTGCAGAAGCGCCTGTGCAGCCCCTGTTGGGAGGTGCGGGACTCCAGCCTCGAGTTCCTGACCCAGATGGTCCAGCACTGGGGCG GGCAGGCTGGCTTCAGACTCGCCCTGCACACTTCAGAGGTGCCTGAGCTCGCCGTGCAGCTCCTGCGAGACCCTGAGAGTTATGTCCGCGCAAGTGCCGTGACTACCGCGGGGCAGCTCTCTAGCTGGGGGCTGTATGCTGCTCCCCCCAGCCCTGAGCACCCAGGAGGCCAGCAG GACAGCCTGCTCACAGAGcttctgcacatcctcaccacAGACTCGGAGGGCTTTCCCCGGAGGGCCGTCATGCAGGTGTTCACTGAGTGGCTGAGGGACAGCCATGTGGACGTGGCTAAGGACACTGAGCGGTTTGTGGCCAGGGTGCTCCAGGTAGCGAGCCGGGACCTGGACTGGGAGGTCCGGGCCCAGGCCCTTGAGTTGGCATTGGTGTTCCTGGCCCAGACGCTGGGCCCGCCTAGCTCCTGCTGTCCCTATGCTGTGGCCACTCCTGAGGCAGTGCCTCCTGGACTGCTGCCTGAGGCTCTGCAGCCACTCTGCCGAGTGCGGCTCTTTGAGTTTGTCTTTCGAGCCTTGTTTGACTGTGACAGACCCGTGGCCCAGAAGTCCTGTGACCTCCTCCTCTTCCTAAGGGCCAGGGCTACTCCCTGTAGCAGCCTGCAGGAGGCAGGGGGCAGCCCTGACATGGCCTCCGTGCAGGCTGCCCTGCAGAGGTGGCAGGCAGGTGAGCAGGGCCAGCCCTTGGGGAACCTGGAGCCTCAGGCCGTGATGGCTGTGCTGAGGTCTGTGGACCTGGAGGGACTTCGGGGCGCACTGGCCGAGAGCAGTGACCACGTGGAGAAGAGCCCTCAGTCACTCCTGCAGGACCTGCTGGCCATGGTGGGCGTCCTGGGGAAGAATGAGGCTGACTGCTACTGA
- the BRAT1 gene encoding BRCA1-associated ATM activator 1 isoform X3 produces the protein MDPECSQQLPALCAVLTDPRQPVTDDTCLEKLLDWFKSITEAGSSLLLLQENPCLVELLFHVLKPQNLSSRVLSFLLRLAGVFASQENCFQYLQQGELLPQLFGEAGPRGGTAWTAPTVRSGWMQGLRSLAQHPSALPFLANCGAVDTIFSLQGDSSLFVASAAGQLLVHILGLSMQGPSEKHPSPQACDWPASAQKIVGHIEESLCATATPQVTQALNALTTTFGHCHSPWTQALWVRLSPHVASLLEKDPIPAAHSLVDLLLSVARSPVLSSDCGLWETLAQTLSRLNPAQAGPLAMGILTLQDCPQALRAQALGILLQPLACVLKAAVQAPRSPGLLDGTEGDSVAVDTLLSSRSACAGLLCRTLAHLELLQPLLQRPAPWPQAPMLWAVVTILRFCNGSASPASDVGGHLCAILAGCVRVQQAALDFLGTLSQEPGPQELVTLVFAILLEYLTSPDSSPTVLKKAFQASLKWFLSSPTTPGCCDLDPCTQLFLGDLFPVLQKRLCSPCWEVRDSSLEFLTQMVQHWGGQAGFRLALHTSEVPELAVQLLRDPESYVRASAVTTAGQLSSWGLYAAPPSPEHPGGQQDSLLTELLHILTTDSEGFPRRAVMQVFTEWLRDSHVDVAKDTERFVARVLQVASRDLDWEVRAQALELALVFLAQTLGPPSSCCPYAVATPEAVPPGLLPEALQPLCRVRLFEFVFRALFDCDRPVAQKSCDLLLFLRARATPCSSLQEAGGSPDMASVQAALQRWQAGEQGQPLGNLEPQAVMAVLRSVDLEGLRGALAESSDHVEKSPQSLLQDLLAMVGVLGKNEADCY, from the exons ATGGACCCAGAGTGCTCCCAGCAACTCCCGGCTCTCTGTGCCGTTCTGACAGACCCCAGGCAGCCCGTGACAGATGACACCTGTTTGGAGAAACTATTGGACTGGTTTAAATCAATAACTGAAGCAG GGTCCAGCCTCCTGTTATTACAAGAGAATCCCTGCCTGGTAGAGCTGCTGTTCCACGTGCTGAAACCCCAGAACCTGAGTTCCAGAGTCCTCTCCTTCTTGCTCCGCCTCGCAGGGGTATTTGCCTCCCAGGAGAACTGCTTCCAGTATCTTCAG CAGGGGGAGTTGCTACCGCAACTCTTTGGGGAGGCAGGACCCCGTGGGGGAACAGCCTGGACTGCCCCGACTGTGCGCAGCGGCTGGATGCAGGGCCTGCGGTCCCTGGCTCAGCACCCAAGCGCCCTGCCCTTCCTGGCCAACTGTG GTGCCGTTGACACCATCTTCTCCCTGCAGGGAGATTCCAGCCTGTTTGTGGCCTCAGCAGCTGGACAGCTCCTGGTGCACATCCTGGGCTTGTCCATGCAAGGCCCAAGCGAGAAACACCCTAGCCCACAGGCTTGTGACTGGCCAGCGAGTGCCCAGAAGATTGTGGGTCACATCGAAGAGTCCCTGTGCGCCACAGCCACCCCACAGGTCACACAGGCTCTGAACGCCCTGACCACCACATTCGGGCACTGCCACAGCCCTTGGACGCAAGCCCTCTGGGTGCGGCTGAGTCCCCACGTGGCCTCTCTGCTCGAGAAAGACCCCATCCCAGCTGCACACTCGCTCGTGGATCTTCTCCTCAGCGTGGCCCG GTCCCCTGTGCTGAGTTCTGACTGTGGGCTGTGGGAGACTTTGGCACAAACTCTGAGCCGTCTGAACCCCGCCCAAGCAGGGCCCCTGGCCATGGGGATCCTGACTCTGCAGGACTG tccACAGGCCCTGAGGGCCCAGGCCTTGGgcatcctcctccagcccctggcctgTGTCCTGAAAGCTGCTGTTCAGGCCCCCAGGTCCCCAG GCTTGCTGGACGGGACCGAGGGTGACTCGGTGGCAGTGGACACGCTCCTCTCCTCCAGGTCGGCCTGTGCGGGGCTCCTGTGCCGGACACTGGCCCACCTGGAGTTGCTGCAGCCGCTG ctccagcgCCCTGCGCCCTGGCCTCAGGCACCCATGCTTTGGGCCGTGGTAACAATACTGCGGTTCTGCAATGGCTCGGCATCCCCTGCCTCTGACGTGGGGGGCCATCTCTGTGCCATCCTGGCAGGCTGTGTCCGAGTCCAGCAGGCGGCCCTGGATTTCCTGGGGACACTGTCTCAGGAGCCAG GCCCCCAAGAGCTGGTGACGCTGGTGTTTGCCATCCTCCTGGAATACCTCACGAGCCCCGACTCCAGCCCCACG GTTCTGAAGAAGGCCTTCCAGGCTTCTCTCAAGTGGTTCCTGAGCTCACCCACAACTCCCGGCTGCTGCGACCTGGACCCCTGCACCCAGCTGTTCCTTGGAG ACCTGTTCCCCGTGCTGCAGAAGCGCCTGTGCAGCCCCTGTTGGGAGGTGCGGGACTCCAGCCTCGAGTTCCTGACCCAGATGGTCCAGCACTGGGGCG GGCAGGCTGGCTTCAGACTCGCCCTGCACACTTCAGAGGTGCCTGAGCTCGCCGTGCAGCTCCTGCGAGACCCTGAGAGTTATGTCCGCGCAAGTGCCGTGACTACCGCGGGGCAGCTCTCTAGCTGGGGGCTGTATGCTGCTCCCCCCAGCCCTGAGCACCCAGGAGGCCAGCAG GACAGCCTGCTCACAGAGcttctgcacatcctcaccacAGACTCGGAGGGCTTTCCCCGGAGGGCCGTCATGCAGGTGTTCACTGAGTGGCTGAGGGACAGCCATGTGGACGTGGCTAAGGACACTGAGCGGTTTGTGGCCAGGGTGCTCCAGGTAGCGAGCCGGGACCTGGACTGGGAGGTCCGGGCCCAGGCCCTTGAGTTGGCATTGGTGTTCCTGGCCCAGACGCTGGGCCCGCCTAGCTCCTGCTGTCCCTATGCTGTGGCCACTCCTGAGGCAGTGCCTCCTGGACTGCTGCCTGAGGCTCTGCAGCCACTCTGCCGAGTGCGGCTCTTTGAGTTTGTCTTTCGAGCCTTGTTTGACTGTGACAGACCCGTGGCCCAGAAGTCCTGTGACCTCCTCCTCTTCCTAAGGGCCAGGGCTACTCCCTGTAGCAGCCTGCAGGAGGCAGGGGGCAGCCCTGACATGGCCTCCGTGCAGGCTGCCCTGCAGAGGTGGCAGGCAGGTGAGCAGGGCCAGCCCTTGGGGAACCTGGAGCCTCAGGCCGTGATGGCTGTGCTGAGGTCTGTGGACCTGGAGGGACTTCGGGGCGCACTGGCCGAGAGCAGTGACCACGTGGAGAAGAGCCCTCAGTCACTCCTGCAGGACCTGCTGGCCATGGTGGGCGTCCTGGGGAAGAATGAGGCTGACTGCTACTGA
- the BRAT1 gene encoding BRCA1-associated ATM activator 1 isoform X4 — MPSPDQNPRIPCLAMDPECSQQLPALCAVLTDPRQPVTDDTCLEKLLDWFKSITEAGSSLLLLQENPCLVELLFHVLKPQNLSSRVLSFLLRLAGVFASQENCFQYLQGDSSLFVASAAGQLLVHILGLSMQGPSEKHPSPQACDWPASAQKIVGHIEESLCATATPQVTQALNALTTTFGHCHSPWTQALWVRLSPHVASLLEKDPIPAAHSLVDLLLSVARSPVLSSDCGLWETLAQTLSRLNPAQAGPLAMGILTLQDCPQALRAQALGILLQPLACVLKAAVQAPRSPGLLDGTEGDSVAVDTLLSSRSACAGLLCRTLAHLELLQPLLQRPAPWPQAPMLWAVVTILRFCNGSASPASDVGGHLCAILAGCVRVQQAALDFLGTLSQEPGPQELVTLVFAILLEYLTSPDSSPTVLKKAFQASLKWFLSSPTTPGCCDLDPCTQLFLGDLFPVLQKRLCSPCWEVRDSSLEFLTQMVQHWGGQAGFRLALHTSEVPELAVQLLRDPESYVRASAVTTAGQLSSWGLYAAPPSPEHPGGQQDSLLTELLHILTTDSEGFPRRAVMQVFTEWLRDSHVDVAKDTERFVARVLQVASRDLDWEVRAQALELALVFLAQTLGPPSSCCPYAVATPEAVPPGLLPEALQPLCRVRLFEFVFRALFDCDRPVAQKSCDLLLFLRARATPCSSLQEAGGSPDMASVQAALQRWQAGEQGQPLGNLEPQAVMAVLRSVDLEGLRGALAESSDHVEKSPQSLLQDLLAMVGVLGKNEADCY, encoded by the exons ATGCCGTCCCCCGACCAGAATCCAAG GATCCCCTGCCTAGCCATGGACCCAGAGTGCTCCCAGCAACTCCCGGCTCTCTGTGCCGTTCTGACAGACCCCAGGCAGCCCGTGACAGATGACACCTGTTTGGAGAAACTATTGGACTGGTTTAAATCAATAACTGAAGCAG GGTCCAGCCTCCTGTTATTACAAGAGAATCCCTGCCTGGTAGAGCTGCTGTTCCACGTGCTGAAACCCCAGAACCTGAGTTCCAGAGTCCTCTCCTTCTTGCTCCGCCTCGCAGGGGTATTTGCCTCCCAGGAGAACTGCTTCCAGTATCTTCAG GGAGATTCCAGCCTGTTTGTGGCCTCAGCAGCTGGACAGCTCCTGGTGCACATCCTGGGCTTGTCCATGCAAGGCCCAAGCGAGAAACACCCTAGCCCACAGGCTTGTGACTGGCCAGCGAGTGCCCAGAAGATTGTGGGTCACATCGAAGAGTCCCTGTGCGCCACAGCCACCCCACAGGTCACACAGGCTCTGAACGCCCTGACCACCACATTCGGGCACTGCCACAGCCCTTGGACGCAAGCCCTCTGGGTGCGGCTGAGTCCCCACGTGGCCTCTCTGCTCGAGAAAGACCCCATCCCAGCTGCACACTCGCTCGTGGATCTTCTCCTCAGCGTGGCCCG GTCCCCTGTGCTGAGTTCTGACTGTGGGCTGTGGGAGACTTTGGCACAAACTCTGAGCCGTCTGAACCCCGCCCAAGCAGGGCCCCTGGCCATGGGGATCCTGACTCTGCAGGACTG tccACAGGCCCTGAGGGCCCAGGCCTTGGgcatcctcctccagcccctggcctgTGTCCTGAAAGCTGCTGTTCAGGCCCCCAGGTCCCCAG GCTTGCTGGACGGGACCGAGGGTGACTCGGTGGCAGTGGACACGCTCCTCTCCTCCAGGTCGGCCTGTGCGGGGCTCCTGTGCCGGACACTGGCCCACCTGGAGTTGCTGCAGCCGCTG ctccagcgCCCTGCGCCCTGGCCTCAGGCACCCATGCTTTGGGCCGTGGTAACAATACTGCGGTTCTGCAATGGCTCGGCATCCCCTGCCTCTGACGTGGGGGGCCATCTCTGTGCCATCCTGGCAGGCTGTGTCCGAGTCCAGCAGGCGGCCCTGGATTTCCTGGGGACACTGTCTCAGGAGCCAG GCCCCCAAGAGCTGGTGACGCTGGTGTTTGCCATCCTCCTGGAATACCTCACGAGCCCCGACTCCAGCCCCACG GTTCTGAAGAAGGCCTTCCAGGCTTCTCTCAAGTGGTTCCTGAGCTCACCCACAACTCCCGGCTGCTGCGACCTGGACCCCTGCACCCAGCTGTTCCTTGGAG ACCTGTTCCCCGTGCTGCAGAAGCGCCTGTGCAGCCCCTGTTGGGAGGTGCGGGACTCCAGCCTCGAGTTCCTGACCCAGATGGTCCAGCACTGGGGCG GGCAGGCTGGCTTCAGACTCGCCCTGCACACTTCAGAGGTGCCTGAGCTCGCCGTGCAGCTCCTGCGAGACCCTGAGAGTTATGTCCGCGCAAGTGCCGTGACTACCGCGGGGCAGCTCTCTAGCTGGGGGCTGTATGCTGCTCCCCCCAGCCCTGAGCACCCAGGAGGCCAGCAG GACAGCCTGCTCACAGAGcttctgcacatcctcaccacAGACTCGGAGGGCTTTCCCCGGAGGGCCGTCATGCAGGTGTTCACTGAGTGGCTGAGGGACAGCCATGTGGACGTGGCTAAGGACACTGAGCGGTTTGTGGCCAGGGTGCTCCAGGTAGCGAGCCGGGACCTGGACTGGGAGGTCCGGGCCCAGGCCCTTGAGTTGGCATTGGTGTTCCTGGCCCAGACGCTGGGCCCGCCTAGCTCCTGCTGTCCCTATGCTGTGGCCACTCCTGAGGCAGTGCCTCCTGGACTGCTGCCTGAGGCTCTGCAGCCACTCTGCCGAGTGCGGCTCTTTGAGTTTGTCTTTCGAGCCTTGTTTGACTGTGACAGACCCGTGGCCCAGAAGTCCTGTGACCTCCTCCTCTTCCTAAGGGCCAGGGCTACTCCCTGTAGCAGCCTGCAGGAGGCAGGGGGCAGCCCTGACATGGCCTCCGTGCAGGCTGCCCTGCAGAGGTGGCAGGCAGGTGAGCAGGGCCAGCCCTTGGGGAACCTGGAGCCTCAGGCCGTGATGGCTGTGCTGAGGTCTGTGGACCTGGAGGGACTTCGGGGCGCACTGGCCGAGAGCAGTGACCACGTGGAGAAGAGCCCTCAGTCACTCCTGCAGGACCTGCTGGCCATGGTGGGCGTCCTGGGGAAGAATGAGGCTGACTGCTACTGA
- the BRAT1 gene encoding BRCA1-associated ATM activator 1 isoform X2: protein MPSPDQNPRIPCLAMDPECSQQLPALCAVLTDPRQPVTDDTCLEKLLDWFKSITEAGSSLLLLQENPCLVELLFHVLKPQNLSSRVLSFLLRLAGVFASQENCFQYLQGELLPQLFGEAGPRGGTAWTAPTVRSGWMQGLRSLAQHPSALPFLANCGAVDTIFSLQGDSSLFVASAAGQLLVHILGLSMQGPSEKHPSPQACDWPASAQKIVGHIEESLCATATPQVTQALNALTTTFGHCHSPWTQALWVRLSPHVASLLEKDPIPAAHSLVDLLLSVARSPVLSSDCGLWETLAQTLSRLNPAQAGPLAMGILTLQDCPQALRAQALGILLQPLACVLKAAVQAPRSPGLLDGTEGDSVAVDTLLSSRSACAGLLCRTLAHLELLQPLLQRPAPWPQAPMLWAVVTILRFCNGSASPASDVGGHLCAILAGCVRVQQAALDFLGTLSQEPGPQELVTLVFAILLEYLTSPDSSPTVLKKAFQASLKWFLSSPTTPGCCDLDPCTQLFLGDLFPVLQKRLCSPCWEVRDSSLEFLTQMVQHWGGQAGFRLALHTSEVPELAVQLLRDPESYVRASAVTTAGQLSSWGLYAAPPSPEHPGGQQDSLLTELLHILTTDSEGFPRRAVMQVFTEWLRDSHVDVAKDTERFVARVLQVASRDLDWEVRAQALELALVFLAQTLGPPSSCCPYAVATPEAVPPGLLPEALQPLCRVRLFEFVFRALFDCDRPVAQKSCDLLLFLRARATPCSSLQEAGGSPDMASVQAALQRWQAGEQGQPLGNLEPQAVMAVLRSVDLEGLRGALAESSDHVEKSPQSLLQDLLAMVGVLGKNEADCY from the exons ATGCCGTCCCCCGACCAGAATCCAAG GATCCCCTGCCTAGCCATGGACCCAGAGTGCTCCCAGCAACTCCCGGCTCTCTGTGCCGTTCTGACAGACCCCAGGCAGCCCGTGACAGATGACACCTGTTTGGAGAAACTATTGGACTGGTTTAAATCAATAACTGAAGCAG GGTCCAGCCTCCTGTTATTACAAGAGAATCCCTGCCTGGTAGAGCTGCTGTTCCACGTGCTGAAACCCCAGAACCTGAGTTCCAGAGTCCTCTCCTTCTTGCTCCGCCTCGCAGGGGTATTTGCCTCCCAGGAGAACTGCTTCCAGTATCTTCAG GGGGAGTTGCTACCGCAACTCTTTGGGGAGGCAGGACCCCGTGGGGGAACAGCCTGGACTGCCCCGACTGTGCGCAGCGGCTGGATGCAGGGCCTGCGGTCCCTGGCTCAGCACCCAAGCGCCCTGCCCTTCCTGGCCAACTGTG GTGCCGTTGACACCATCTTCTCCCTGCAGGGAGATTCCAGCCTGTTTGTGGCCTCAGCAGCTGGACAGCTCCTGGTGCACATCCTGGGCTTGTCCATGCAAGGCCCAAGCGAGAAACACCCTAGCCCACAGGCTTGTGACTGGCCAGCGAGTGCCCAGAAGATTGTGGGTCACATCGAAGAGTCCCTGTGCGCCACAGCCACCCCACAGGTCACACAGGCTCTGAACGCCCTGACCACCACATTCGGGCACTGCCACAGCCCTTGGACGCAAGCCCTCTGGGTGCGGCTGAGTCCCCACGTGGCCTCTCTGCTCGAGAAAGACCCCATCCCAGCTGCACACTCGCTCGTGGATCTTCTCCTCAGCGTGGCCCG GTCCCCTGTGCTGAGTTCTGACTGTGGGCTGTGGGAGACTTTGGCACAAACTCTGAGCCGTCTGAACCCCGCCCAAGCAGGGCCCCTGGCCATGGGGATCCTGACTCTGCAGGACTG tccACAGGCCCTGAGGGCCCAGGCCTTGGgcatcctcctccagcccctggcctgTGTCCTGAAAGCTGCTGTTCAGGCCCCCAGGTCCCCAG GCTTGCTGGACGGGACCGAGGGTGACTCGGTGGCAGTGGACACGCTCCTCTCCTCCAGGTCGGCCTGTGCGGGGCTCCTGTGCCGGACACTGGCCCACCTGGAGTTGCTGCAGCCGCTG ctccagcgCCCTGCGCCCTGGCCTCAGGCACCCATGCTTTGGGCCGTGGTAACAATACTGCGGTTCTGCAATGGCTCGGCATCCCCTGCCTCTGACGTGGGGGGCCATCTCTGTGCCATCCTGGCAGGCTGTGTCCGAGTCCAGCAGGCGGCCCTGGATTTCCTGGGGACACTGTCTCAGGAGCCAG GCCCCCAAGAGCTGGTGACGCTGGTGTTTGCCATCCTCCTGGAATACCTCACGAGCCCCGACTCCAGCCCCACG GTTCTGAAGAAGGCCTTCCAGGCTTCTCTCAAGTGGTTCCTGAGCTCACCCACAACTCCCGGCTGCTGCGACCTGGACCCCTGCACCCAGCTGTTCCTTGGAG ACCTGTTCCCCGTGCTGCAGAAGCGCCTGTGCAGCCCCTGTTGGGAGGTGCGGGACTCCAGCCTCGAGTTCCTGACCCAGATGGTCCAGCACTGGGGCG GGCAGGCTGGCTTCAGACTCGCCCTGCACACTTCAGAGGTGCCTGAGCTCGCCGTGCAGCTCCTGCGAGACCCTGAGAGTTATGTCCGCGCAAGTGCCGTGACTACCGCGGGGCAGCTCTCTAGCTGGGGGCTGTATGCTGCTCCCCCCAGCCCTGAGCACCCAGGAGGCCAGCAG GACAGCCTGCTCACAGAGcttctgcacatcctcaccacAGACTCGGAGGGCTTTCCCCGGAGGGCCGTCATGCAGGTGTTCACTGAGTGGCTGAGGGACAGCCATGTGGACGTGGCTAAGGACACTGAGCGGTTTGTGGCCAGGGTGCTCCAGGTAGCGAGCCGGGACCTGGACTGGGAGGTCCGGGCCCAGGCCCTTGAGTTGGCATTGGTGTTCCTGGCCCAGACGCTGGGCCCGCCTAGCTCCTGCTGTCCCTATGCTGTGGCCACTCCTGAGGCAGTGCCTCCTGGACTGCTGCCTGAGGCTCTGCAGCCACTCTGCCGAGTGCGGCTCTTTGAGTTTGTCTTTCGAGCCTTGTTTGACTGTGACAGACCCGTGGCCCAGAAGTCCTGTGACCTCCTCCTCTTCCTAAGGGCCAGGGCTACTCCCTGTAGCAGCCTGCAGGAGGCAGGGGGCAGCCCTGACATGGCCTCCGTGCAGGCTGCCCTGCAGAGGTGGCAGGCAGGTGAGCAGGGCCAGCCCTTGGGGAACCTGGAGCCTCAGGCCGTGATGGCTGTGCTGAGGTCTGTGGACCTGGAGGGACTTCGGGGCGCACTGGCCGAGAGCAGTGACCACGTGGAGAAGAGCCCTCAGTCACTCCTGCAGGACCTGCTGGCCATGGTGGGCGTCCTGGGGAAGAATGAGGCTGACTGCTACTGA